One Parachlamydia sp. AcF125 DNA segment encodes these proteins:
- a CDS encoding M18 family aminopeptidase — MVPEEIQEFMVFLKESPTAWHAVRELQERLLKADFICLSQSERWDIQPGKRYFTIKNGSSLCAFVAPLNPPTLVRLAASHTDSPSLKLKPHSEFYRNSMVLFGVEVYGGPLLSSWLNRDLGIAGRVIVKDADGSIVEKLVRLEDYPVVIPQLAIHLDPQVNENGLVLNKQNHLSALAALELPLGAKGYLDWLLKHAIGEHLVLGADLFLFPLEGPSFIGYAKEMLAAYRIDSLASVHAIWGALEQTLEPENENLKMMVVWDNEEIGSATAQGAESPFLAHTLERIMIGYNQTREDYLRLLNNSMCISVDLAHAVHPNYLEKHDPLHQPVLGEGIVLKSNAKQRYASEAWTSALITHLCQKEKIPLQHFVSRGDMPCGSTIGPLHATSTGMPTVDIGCPQLSMHAARELMANIDYLHMRRLLEAFFKF; from the coding sequence ATGGTCCCTGAAGAAATTCAAGAATTCATGGTATTTTTAAAGGAATCGCCTACGGCTTGGCATGCTGTGAGGGAATTACAAGAAAGGTTGCTGAAGGCCGATTTTATTTGCTTGTCGCAATCTGAGCGCTGGGATATTCAACCAGGAAAGCGGTACTTTACCATTAAAAATGGCTCTTCTTTATGTGCATTTGTGGCTCCTTTGAACCCTCCAACGCTTGTGCGCCTGGCAGCTTCGCATACGGATAGCCCCTCTTTAAAACTTAAGCCTCATTCAGAATTTTACCGCAATTCAATGGTGTTGTTTGGAGTAGAAGTTTATGGGGGACCCTTATTGTCTTCATGGCTTAATCGGGATTTGGGAATTGCAGGGCGAGTGATTGTCAAGGATGCAGATGGCTCAATTGTTGAAAAGCTTGTACGCCTGGAGGATTATCCGGTGGTGATCCCCCAATTGGCTATCCATCTAGACCCCCAGGTCAATGAAAATGGGCTGGTTTTGAATAAACAAAATCATCTATCTGCCCTAGCGGCTCTCGAATTGCCATTAGGCGCAAAAGGATATTTGGATTGGCTTTTAAAGCATGCAATAGGTGAACATCTAGTTTTAGGTGCCGATTTATTTCTTTTCCCCCTAGAAGGACCCTCTTTTATCGGATATGCGAAAGAGATGCTTGCCGCTTATCGCATTGATAGTTTAGCGAGTGTGCATGCTATTTGGGGGGCTTTAGAGCAAACTCTCGAGCCTGAAAATGAAAATCTTAAAATGATGGTTGTTTGGGACAATGAAGAAATTGGCTCTGCCACGGCACAAGGGGCTGAATCTCCCTTTTTAGCGCATACCTTAGAAAGAATTATGATAGGATATAATCAAACAAGAGAGGACTATTTGCGTCTGTTAAATAATTCTATGTGTATTTCAGTCGACCTGGCGCACGCAGTCCATCCCAATTACTTAGAAAAGCATGATCCTTTGCATCAGCCTGTTCTGGGTGAAGGGATTGTTTTAAAATCGAATGCGAAGCAACGGTATGCTTCTGAAGCGTGGACAAGCGCATTAATCACCCATTTATGCCAAAAAGAAAAAATCCCTCTTCAACACTTTGTTTCCCGAGGAGACATGCCTTGTGGATCAACGATTGGGCCCCTTCATGCAACCTCTACGGGAATGCCTACTGTGGATATTGGATGCCCACAACTGTCCATGCATGCAGCAAGAGAATTAATGGCTAATATCGACTACCTTCATATGCGCCGCTTGCTTGAAGCATTTTTTAAGTTTTAA
- the serS gene encoding serine--tRNA ligase: MLDIKLVRQHPEAIKAKIKTKEPSSESVIDAILALDRQAREIKTQVEQLKSARNELSDQIGILKRRGEDASALLEKVSHFGNQIHDLDHALAPLEQELLQLLSTVPNLPMDDIPISDTPKDNVMIKEFKQKPIFDFPFKNHVELNERLNLFDFKRGAKISGTGWPVYKGLGARLEWALLNYMIDIHIKNGFEQWIPPILVRKDILFGSGQLPKFENQQFKIKDPDYHLYLIPTAEVPLNGLHYDEILDIDQLPLKYIAYTPCFRREAGAAGSQERGLIRMHQFNKVEMFCFSKPEESMQLFDQMMASAEEILQGLELHYRNMLLVTGDMSFASARTVDIEVWLPGQDRYYEVSSVSNCTDYQSRRSQIRYRKKGEKPEFVHTLNGSGLATSRLMVALLENNQQADGSVLIPSVLQKYLGGVSRLMPTV; the protein is encoded by the coding sequence ATGCTCGATATCAAGCTCGTTCGCCAACATCCAGAAGCCATAAAAGCTAAAATTAAAACTAAAGAGCCCTCTTCTGAAAGTGTCATCGATGCCATTTTAGCTTTAGATCGTCAAGCGCGTGAAATCAAAACACAAGTTGAGCAACTCAAGTCTGCTAGAAACGAGCTTTCCGATCAAATTGGGATATTAAAAAGGCGAGGAGAAGACGCGAGCGCTCTTTTAGAAAAAGTTTCTCACTTTGGCAATCAAATTCACGACTTAGACCATGCTTTGGCTCCTTTGGAACAAGAATTACTTCAATTGCTTTCTACAGTTCCCAACCTTCCGATGGATGACATCCCGATTTCAGATACCCCCAAAGATAATGTCATGATTAAGGAATTTAAGCAAAAACCTATCTTTGATTTTCCTTTTAAGAATCATGTAGAGCTAAATGAGCGGCTAAACTTATTTGACTTTAAGCGAGGGGCTAAGATTTCTGGCACGGGTTGGCCTGTTTACAAAGGCTTGGGTGCTCGCTTGGAATGGGCCTTATTGAATTACATGATAGACATTCACATTAAGAATGGCTTTGAGCAATGGATTCCCCCTATTTTGGTTAGAAAAGATATTTTATTTGGCTCCGGTCAACTTCCTAAATTTGAAAACCAACAATTTAAAATTAAGGATCCTGATTATCATCTTTATTTAATTCCCACAGCTGAAGTCCCCTTAAATGGGCTGCACTACGATGAAATTTTGGATATCGATCAGCTTCCTTTAAAATATATTGCTTATACTCCTTGTTTCAGAAGAGAAGCGGGAGCTGCTGGTTCTCAAGAAAGGGGTCTTATTCGCATGCATCAATTTAATAAAGTAGAGATGTTCTGCTTTAGTAAGCCTGAAGAAAGCATGCAGCTTTTTGATCAAATGATGGCAAGCGCAGAAGAGATTTTACAAGGGCTGGAGCTGCATTATCGAAACATGCTTTTGGTTACGGGAGATATGTCTTTTGCTTCCGCTCGAACAGTGGATATTGAAGTGTGGCTGCCGGGTCAGGATCGTTATTACGAAGTCTCCTCTGTTTCTAATTGTACAGATTACCAATCCAGGCGTTCTCAAATTCGCTATCGAAAAAAAGGGGAAAAGCCCGAGTTTGTCCATACACTGAATGGGTCAGGGCTTGCAACGTCTCGTTTAATGGTGGCTTTGTTAGAAAACAACCAACAAGCAGATGGATCCGTTTTGATTCCTTCCGTGCTTCAAAAATATTTGGGAGGCGTAAGCCGGCTCATGCCCACGGTCTAA
- a CDS encoding CPBP family intramembrane glutamic endopeptidase, protein MFFAIPSPSCTTHPFVTGLYSCGVAAKDCFHATIQKIKKIVTSPFGQLAIGLGLGMCMPIIYAPLTGKIVKGLGVSTTLTDPFSELGLIDKIFLTPFVCILIPIGEEVTFREGLQGELKNKLESLYVALGLPKPAANSAARVTSIFFTSVIFGLMHFSNAAIFVCNPVVFLPQVVAAILMGIILGLAKEFTGEVYMPTSMHIGNNLLSWIRYIKMSL, encoded by the coding sequence ATGTTTTTTGCCATTCCTAGTCCATCTTGCACCACTCACCCGTTTGTAACTGGATTGTATTCTTGCGGTGTTGCGGCCAAAGATTGCTTCCATGCGACTATTCAAAAAATTAAAAAAATTGTCACATCTCCTTTTGGCCAACTCGCCATTGGTTTGGGGTTGGGCATGTGTATGCCTATAATCTACGCCCCTTTGACAGGAAAAATAGTAAAAGGCTTGGGAGTGTCGACAACTCTTACAGATCCTTTCAGCGAATTAGGCCTTATCGATAAAATCTTTCTAACACCTTTTGTGTGCATTCTAATTCCCATTGGGGAAGAAGTAACCTTTAGAGAAGGCCTTCAAGGAGAGCTTAAAAATAAACTCGAGTCTCTTTACGTGGCGTTAGGGCTTCCAAAGCCTGCAGCAAATAGTGCCGCTCGCGTGACATCGATATTTTTTACCTCGGTTATTTTTGGCTTAATGCATTTTTCTAATGCAGCTATTTTTGTATGCAATCCAGTTGTTTTTCTGCCGCAAGTGGTGGCTGCCATCCTCATGGGGATTATATTGGGCCTTGCCAAAGAGTTCACAGGAGAAGTATATATGCCCACTAGCATGCATATTGGTAACAATCTCTTAAGCTGGATTCGGTATATAAAGATGTCTTTATAA
- a CDS encoding phosphoribosyltransferase family protein, with protein sequence MKKFKKWVESGLHLIYPPICLECQGSLQNPESVFCYFCSEQLSLINPRERCCYCFEPKHVFREDVQLCKRCALRAPLFRGMGAAFDYFGPAATLVTHLKDFNKPYLAEGAGAFLAYQFFQLQWPIPDLIVPVPLSFMRHLSRGYNQALLLANALGKILNCPVKQVLKRKSGDYSQAALERKQRMLLDRENFLLQENANICDQTVLIVDDARATGETLNRCAETLLEGCPAHIYGLTLCHTTY encoded by the coding sequence TTGAAAAAGTTCAAAAAATGGGTGGAAAGTGGTTTACATTTAATCTATCCACCTATTTGTTTAGAATGCCAGGGCTCGCTTCAGAATCCAGAAAGTGTGTTTTGTTATTTTTGTAGTGAGCAGCTTTCCCTGATCAATCCTAGAGAGCGTTGTTGTTATTGTTTTGAGCCTAAGCATGTTTTTCGGGAAGATGTTCAGCTTTGTAAACGTTGTGCTTTACGGGCCCCTTTATTTCGAGGGATGGGGGCTGCTTTCGACTACTTTGGACCAGCGGCTACCCTTGTTACCCATCTAAAGGATTTCAATAAACCTTATTTAGCAGAAGGCGCAGGAGCTTTTCTTGCCTACCAGTTTTTTCAGCTACAATGGCCCATACCTGATTTGATCGTGCCTGTCCCTTTATCATTTATGCGGCATCTGTCTAGAGGGTATAATCAAGCGCTTCTATTAGCGAATGCTTTAGGAAAAATTCTTAACTGTCCTGTTAAGCAAGTATTAAAAAGAAAGAGCGGCGATTATAGCCAAGCTGCCTTAGAGCGAAAACAACGGATGCTTTTAGATCGCGAAAATTTTTTGCTGCAAGAGAATGCCAACATCTGCGACCAGACTGTTTTAATTGTAGATGATGCGCGCGCTACAGGCGAGACGTTAAATCGATGTGCTGAAACCTTATTAGAAGGGTGCCCAGCGCATATTTATGGCCTTACACTTTGCCATACTACTTATTAG
- the nqrB gene encoding NADH:ubiquinone reductase (Na(+)-transporting) subunit B — translation MLRKFLDYQLSLTEKGKPLHFMRPLITAGDTFLYEAPCNTNVGPHIRDAIDVKRWMLIVVFALIPCTLMALWNTGLQSFVYSSGHYPLMNEFLSSSTSLQGYWGFALKDHRYLSILKEGLYALLPQLLIAYAVGGFWEALFACVRQHEISEGFLVTGILYALILPPTLPYWMTAVGVSVGIVFAKEVFGGSGMNIVNPALACRAFLFFAYPGKMSGNVWVGTDATKVRESLIAMNHDSKASLLDGYTQATPLAKFNVTPEIKRIHVDAIATNHLGQDVKTYSTIQEKFAAWNAHGSHQASLGELTQDQMKSFVTSPLAEGGLGLSPGYYEDAYQFSALDHGIGSTNSDWGFFFGNKLGCMGETSTLACILGAILLVYTGVGAWRTMVAMALGMYLTALFFEFGSAFFGAANGAWAPATVGFPAYKHLLLGGAAFGIVFMATDPVSSPSLDSAKWVYGLFCGIVTILIRVVNPAYPEGVMLAILMGNVFAPLFDYYAARFYRKRRMRHVSSRI, via the coding sequence ATGCTACGGAAGTTTTTAGATTACCAACTTTCCCTTACTGAAAAGGGGAAACCTTTACATTTCATGCGTCCTCTTATCACGGCGGGCGACACATTTTTATATGAAGCGCCTTGCAATACAAACGTAGGCCCTCACATTCGGGATGCCATCGATGTCAAAAGATGGATGTTAATCGTTGTGTTTGCTTTAATTCCTTGCACTCTAATGGCACTATGGAATACTGGCCTCCAATCATTTGTTTATTCGAGTGGCCATTACCCTTTGATGAATGAATTTCTTTCCAGTAGTACCTCCCTTCAAGGATATTGGGGTTTTGCTCTTAAAGACCATCGTTATCTGTCAATTCTGAAAGAAGGGCTGTATGCCTTGCTTCCACAACTCCTCATTGCCTATGCCGTGGGAGGGTTTTGGGAAGCGCTTTTTGCTTGCGTTCGTCAACATGAAATTTCAGAAGGCTTTTTAGTCACAGGCATTTTATATGCTTTGATTTTACCTCCGACGCTCCCCTATTGGATGACTGCGGTGGGGGTATCCGTGGGCATTGTTTTTGCCAAAGAGGTCTTTGGCGGTTCTGGCATGAATATCGTCAACCCTGCTCTCGCCTGCCGGGCATTCCTTTTCTTCGCTTATCCAGGTAAAATGTCCGGTAACGTGTGGGTCGGTACAGACGCCACAAAAGTTCGAGAAAGCTTAATTGCAATGAATCACGATTCTAAAGCAAGTCTATTGGATGGCTACACTCAGGCCACCCCGCTTGCTAAATTTAATGTTACCCCCGAAATCAAACGTATTCATGTAGATGCGATTGCAACCAATCATCTGGGACAGGATGTTAAAACTTACTCGACTATCCAGGAGAAATTTGCGGCATGGAATGCGCACGGCTCTCATCAAGCCTCCTTAGGGGAACTCACTCAAGACCAAATGAAAAGTTTTGTCACTTCTCCTCTAGCTGAGGGGGGCTTAGGATTATCCCCCGGCTATTATGAAGATGCTTACCAATTCTCAGCACTTGATCATGGGATTGGTTCAACCAACAGTGATTGGGGCTTTTTCTTTGGAAATAAATTAGGCTGCATGGGGGAAACCTCTACCCTTGCTTGCATTTTAGGAGCTATTTTATTGGTTTATACTGGGGTAGGAGCCTGGCGTACAATGGTCGCTATGGCATTGGGGATGTACTTGACAGCCTTATTTTTTGAATTTGGCTCTGCATTTTTTGGAGCGGCTAATGGAGCGTGGGCACCTGCCACCGTGGGATTTCCCGCCTATAAACATCTCCTATTGGGCGGGGCTGCATTTGGGATTGTATTCATGGCAACCGATCCAGTGTCTTCTCCGAGCTTAGATTCGGCAAAATGGGTTTATGGGCTTTTCTGCGGGATTGTTACCATATTAATCCGGGTGGTTAACCCCGCTTACCCCGAAGGGGTAATGCTTGCCATATTAATGGGAAATGTTTTTGCTCCGTTATTTGATTACTACGCGGCCAGATTTTATAGAAAAAGGAGGATGCGCCATGTCTCATCCCGCATCTAG
- the nqrC gene encoding NADH:ubiquinone reductase (Na(+)-transporting) subunit C gives MSHPASRGPSNAQVITFMVTLSFICALILSVLASALAKPKEIAQELDRSKQMMIAAKILSHEGYFLMQDKEGKHIPAKFEKGALLVPGTPQDIPSSAELREIYQKRFIPFLVDDKGSRFTFQEASLNEEQYLADYKKSGYYKQPYRLLYEILPNGSQQKDSQPVGYVIPVNGYGLWDAIYGYIALKPDGNTVIGISWYDQKETPGLGANIAEAPWQDLFPGKFIFQESADGKTHFKSAPIGILVVKGKVSEVLGDSPKSKSAVDGMAGATLTGNGVTDAYREVLNAYRPFLLTLHENKNEEKPNLYTKENRI, from the coding sequence ATGTCTCATCCCGCATCTAGAGGCCCTAGCAATGCTCAAGTTATTACGTTTATGGTGACCTTAAGTTTCATTTGTGCCCTTATCCTTTCTGTGCTAGCTAGTGCTCTAGCTAAGCCTAAAGAAATCGCGCAGGAACTCGATCGAAGTAAACAAATGATGATTGCAGCTAAAATTTTGAGCCATGAAGGCTATTTTTTAATGCAAGATAAAGAAGGCAAGCATATTCCGGCTAAATTCGAAAAAGGAGCCCTTTTGGTTCCGGGAACTCCCCAAGATATTCCCTCAAGCGCAGAATTGAGGGAAATTTACCAAAAAAGATTTATCCCCTTTTTGGTCGATGACAAAGGCAGCCGTTTTACCTTTCAAGAGGCTAGTCTCAATGAAGAACAGTACCTTGCAGATTACAAAAAGAGTGGCTACTATAAGCAGCCTTATCGATTACTTTACGAAATTCTGCCCAATGGCTCCCAACAAAAAGATAGCCAACCAGTTGGCTATGTTATCCCCGTGAATGGGTATGGGCTTTGGGACGCGATTTATGGCTACATTGCTTTAAAGCCAGATGGCAATACGGTGATTGGGATCTCATGGTATGATCAAAAAGAAACTCCTGGGCTTGGCGCAAACATCGCCGAAGCCCCTTGGCAAGATCTTTTTCCGGGAAAGTTCATCTTTCAAGAAAGCGCGGATGGAAAAACCCACTTTAAAAGCGCCCCCATTGGAATTCTGGTGGTTAAAGGGAAGGTTTCCGAAGTATTAGGCGATTCTCCTAAATCCAAAAGCGCTGTGGACGGTATGGCGGGGGCTACGCTGACCGGCAATGGGGTTACCGATGCTTACCGAGAAGTTTTAAATGCCTATCGCCCCTTTTTACTGACTCTTCATGAAAACAAAAATGAAGAAAAGCCTAACCTTTATACAAAAGAGAACAGGATATGA
- the nqrD gene encoding NADH:ubiquinone reductase (Na(+)-transporting) subunit D, which yields MTQQNPPAMSYLTSQLWSSNQILVAVLGICSALGVTNRLSVALTMGLSVSFVTAFSSLIVSALRKITPDSVRMITQLAIISVFVTIIDQFLRAYLFSVSKVLSVFVGLIITNCIVMGRTEGMAKNVTPLPAFMDGLGAGLGYMCVICMVGAIRELLGFGQLLNQQIIPLSWYASLENPNGYENFALMVSPPAAFFILGCLIWLFNLYNEK from the coding sequence ATGACCCAGCAAAACCCACCAGCTATGTCTTATTTGACAAGCCAATTATGGAGCAGTAACCAAATTCTCGTGGCTGTCTTAGGGATTTGTTCTGCTCTAGGAGTCACAAACCGATTATCTGTGGCCCTCACCATGGGATTATCTGTTTCCTTTGTGACAGCCTTTTCTTCCTTAATCGTCTCGGCTTTGCGAAAAATTACTCCCGATAGCGTCAGAATGATTACGCAACTTGCAATCATTTCGGTATTTGTGACAATTATCGACCAATTTCTTAGAGCCTATCTTTTTAGCGTATCCAAAGTCTTAAGCGTTTTTGTTGGCTTAATTATCACCAATTGTATCGTGATGGGGCGCACAGAAGGGATGGCAAAGAATGTCACTCCTCTCCCCGCTTTCATGGATGGGCTTGGAGCCGGACTTGGTTACATGTGCGTGATTTGCATGGTGGGAGCCATTCGAGAACTTTTAGGTTTTGGCCAACTTCTTAACCAGCAAATCATCCCCTTGAGCTGGTATGCATCGCTCGAAAATCCTAATGGTTATGAAAACTTCGCCTTGATGGTAAGTCCCCCTGCGGCTTTCTTTATCCTTGGCTGTTTGATTTGGTTATTTAATCTCTATAATGAAAAATAA
- the nqrE gene encoding NADH:ubiquinone reductase (Na(+)-transporting) subunit E, translating to MGEYTLLNLLGLFIQAVFIENFLLANFLGMCTYLACSTKLKTANGLGVAVVLVLTVAGALNWCVHQFVTGPGALSWLSYFGIEASKVDLNFLEFLLFISVIAGFTQMLEIIIERVSPALYSSLGLYLPLIAVNCAILGACLFAVTRNYPFIPNLMYVFASGLGWWLAIALVAAIREKLAVSNVVPGLRGMGITFIVSGLMAMAFQGFTGIKLATPSGSSTLAKNSSVLELQTNPEPAQENFKEI from the coding sequence ATGGGTGAATACACTTTACTCAATCTTTTGGGACTCTTTATCCAAGCTGTATTTATTGAGAACTTCCTGCTAGCGAACTTCTTGGGGATGTGTACCTATTTAGCGTGCTCAACAAAACTTAAAACAGCAAATGGGCTAGGCGTGGCAGTCGTTTTAGTGCTCACCGTTGCGGGAGCTTTAAATTGGTGTGTGCACCAATTTGTAACAGGCCCGGGAGCCTTATCATGGCTGAGTTATTTTGGAATCGAGGCCTCTAAAGTCGATTTAAATTTTCTCGAATTTTTACTCTTCATTTCAGTCATAGCGGGATTTACGCAAATGCTTGAGATCATTATTGAACGGGTTTCTCCTGCCCTATATAGCTCTCTTGGACTTTATCTCCCTCTGATTGCGGTAAACTGTGCCATTTTAGGAGCCTGTTTGTTTGCTGTTACGCGCAATTATCCTTTCATTCCCAACTTAATGTATGTCTTTGCGTCAGGGCTAGGATGGTGGCTAGCGATAGCGCTCGTCGCAGCCATTCGTGAAAAATTGGCCGTTTCAAACGTGGTGCCAGGCTTGCGAGGGATGGGAATTACCTTCATCGTTTCGGGGTTAATGGCCATGGCTTTTCAAGGCTTTACAGGGATTAAACTTGCAACTCCCTCTGGCAGTTCTACCTTAGCAAAAAATAGCTCTGTGTTAGAATTGCAAACAAATCCAGAGCCTGCTCAAGAAAATTTCAAGGAAATTTAA
- a CDS encoding glycogen/starch/alpha-glucan phosphorylase codes for MTQPAPDLDYQAEMLAAKTKHYLITTMGRTSTEANHDEFYRAFSYALREEIMINWLATAKTQDQRDVRKLYYLSLEYLPGRILSNGICNLSAQSIVERVLRKMNRSYKDIIGRESDPALGNGGLGRLASCFLDSLATQHLPAQAYGLRYQYGIFEQQLWDGVQVEVPDCWLLNENPWEFRRDLRRVVVKYCGDATSTKNIHGDEVQNLANYEEVFALPYDVPIIGYSKTPDFSVVTLRLWSTKESPRNFQLQRYNAGSLGQAAENTTLTDVLYPNDNHETGKRIRLKQEFLLVSASLQDIIRHYLSSHDSFRSFPDKVRIQINDTHPSLVIAELVRLLTFKHDIPWKLAVEMTQACTGYTNHTILSEALEEWDQSLFQYLLPRQYKIVERLNYDFCNALRAKFPNDEPKVQRVSILENGKVRMANLAIMGSHSVNGVAALHTEILKKSVFKDFYDFFPEKFVNVTNGVTQRRWLLECNPELAHFITKRIGDGWITDFTQISKLAQFASEVDSQEEFLAIKTKNKQKLIDYIKQENPLHTADGEAILMSPVIDPYSLFDIQIKRIHEYKRQLMNALHLIMLYHEILENPQHNRVPRTVIFAGKAAAGYEAAKDIIRLIFCIARRVNKDPAIHNLLKVIYVENYNVSKAEFLIPAADISEQISTAGTEASGTGNMKLAMNGALTVGTEDGANIEMRQEIGDQWWPFSFGCSAEEIQKMRQENSYRSADIYASNPQIRRAVDALRDRSFAQNDSEHQAFTDLYRKLMEMHYGGAPDRYFILKDLESFYLVQKKAESLFLEPLRWAEYALHNIAGMGKFSVDYSIKNYSEKIWGLSPCLLDPEILDHVRDEFTQQDQCRVF; via the coding sequence ATGACCCAGCCCGCACCGGATCTTGATTATCAAGCAGAAATGTTAGCCGCTAAAACCAAACATTATCTGATTACCACAATGGGGCGTACCTCCACAGAAGCAAATCATGATGAATTCTACCGAGCTTTTTCGTACGCCTTGCGCGAAGAAATTATGATTAATTGGTTGGCTACGGCAAAAACCCAAGATCAGCGCGACGTGCGAAAGCTTTATTATTTGTCGCTCGAATATTTGCCAGGCAGAATTTTATCAAATGGGATTTGCAATCTTTCTGCCCAATCGATTGTCGAGCGCGTTTTGCGGAAAATGAATCGCAGCTACAAGGATATCATCGGGCGAGAATCGGACCCCGCTTTAGGGAACGGGGGGTTGGGAAGGCTAGCTTCTTGCTTTTTGGATTCTTTGGCGACGCAACATTTGCCCGCTCAAGCGTATGGTTTGCGGTACCAATATGGAATTTTCGAACAGCAATTATGGGATGGCGTGCAAGTTGAAGTCCCAGACTGCTGGCTTTTAAATGAAAATCCTTGGGAATTCAGAAGGGATTTACGCAGAGTGGTGGTAAAATATTGTGGAGACGCTACCTCGACAAAGAATATTCATGGAGACGAAGTTCAAAATTTAGCCAATTACGAGGAAGTGTTTGCCCTCCCTTATGACGTCCCTATTATAGGTTATAGTAAAACACCCGATTTTTCTGTGGTCACCTTGCGTTTATGGAGTACGAAAGAATCTCCCCGTAATTTCCAATTGCAACGCTACAATGCAGGCAGCTTAGGGCAAGCTGCCGAAAATACCACTTTGACAGATGTGCTCTATCCTAATGATAACCATGAAACGGGAAAAAGGATTCGGCTCAAGCAAGAGTTTTTGCTTGTTTCCGCCTCTCTTCAGGATATTATCCGCCATTATTTGAGTAGCCATGACAGCTTCCGCTCCTTTCCCGACAAGGTGCGCATTCAAATCAATGATACCCATCCTTCTCTAGTTATCGCAGAGCTGGTTCGCCTCCTAACATTCAAGCATGATATTCCTTGGAAGTTGGCTGTTGAAATGACGCAGGCTTGTACGGGTTATACCAACCATACGATTCTAAGCGAAGCTTTAGAAGAATGGGACCAGAGCTTGTTTCAGTATTTGCTTCCTAGGCAATATAAAATAGTGGAGCGGCTTAACTACGATTTTTGCAATGCTTTGCGCGCTAAGTTTCCCAATGATGAACCTAAGGTACAGCGGGTCTCCATCTTAGAAAATGGGAAAGTGCGTATGGCAAACCTGGCAATTATGGGCTCACATTCTGTCAATGGGGTAGCGGCTCTTCACACAGAAATCTTAAAAAAGTCTGTATTTAAAGATTTTTATGATTTTTTCCCAGAAAAATTTGTGAATGTCACAAATGGAGTCACGCAGCGGAGATGGTTGCTAGAATGTAACCCTGAACTTGCCCACTTTATTACCAAACGGATAGGGGATGGGTGGATTACAGACTTTACGCAAATTAGCAAACTTGCCCAATTCGCTTCAGAAGTGGACTCTCAAGAAGAGTTCTTAGCGATTAAAACAAAAAATAAACAAAAATTGATCGATTACATTAAACAAGAAAATCCGCTTCATACGGCAGACGGGGAAGCCATTTTAATGTCACCTGTGATCGACCCCTATTCCCTTTTCGATATCCAGATTAAGCGTATCCATGAATACAAACGGCAATTGATGAATGCTTTGCATCTAATTATGCTTTACCATGAAATTTTGGAAAATCCTCAGCATAACCGTGTCCCGCGCACGGTGATATTTGCCGGAAAGGCAGCTGCTGGGTATGAGGCTGCTAAAGATATTATCCGTTTGATTTTCTGTATTGCGCGCCGTGTCAATAAAGACCCTGCCATCCATAACTTGCTAAAAGTTATTTATGTGGAAAACTATAATGTTTCCAAGGCGGAATTTTTAATTCCGGCCGCCGATATTTCAGAACAAATTTCGACAGCGGGAACAGAAGCTTCAGGGACCGGCAATATGAAGCTTGCCATGAATGGAGCTTTGACTGTGGGGACAGAGGATGGGGCCAATATCGAGATGCGCCAAGAAATTGGGGATCAATGGTGGCCCTTTTCATTTGGATGTTCAGCAGAAGAAATACAAAAGATGAGGCAAGAGAACTCTTATCGCTCTGCGGATATTTATGCAAGCAATCCGCAAATTCGGCGAGCTGTAGATGCTTTGCGGGATCGTTCATTTGCTCAGAACGATAGTGAGCATCAGGCTTTTACCGATTTATACCGTAAGCTTATGGAAATGCATTATGGGGGAGCCCCAGATCGCTATTTTATTCTCAAAGATCTGGAGAGTTTTTATTTGGTTCAAAAGAAAGCCGAATCCCTCTTCCTAGAGCCTCTCCGCTGGGCTGAATATGCGCTACACAATATTGCGGGAATGGGCAAATTTTCCGTGGATTATTCGATTAAAAATTACAGCGAAAAAATTTGGGGATTATCTCCTTGTCTTTTAGATCCTGAAATTTTAGACCACGTGAGAGATGAGTTTACGCAACAAGATCAGTGCCGCGTATTTTAG